From Flavobacterium sp. 102, a single genomic window includes:
- a CDS encoding DUF1800 domain-containing protein: MNKNSLWSLRLGFSGKQSNLIQNMGLPKFLEQSYASKLDKNVPSFLNNSPKSIQELRAKRQALKSTSPEEAKELLKIELQVSQEMKAWWLEKMITEEFPLREKMTCFWHNHFVSTFQKVKVNHWVFQHNQLLRENAFSNFKTLTKQIIQTNAMVRYLDNVDNRRDKINENLSRELLELFTLGIGNYTEDDIKNGAKGLAGLNIGEDQAIYRKILENNDTITYFGKTGKFKADEMVDIIFEQKAVPYLLTRKILKWFIYDNPSEALVEYYGDYFRKVDFEIKPLLTKIFTEEFAKDNAGSKIKDPLVYIIQLMHELKVEQLNPKLIAFYLKQQGMDLFNQPNVKGWNGGKEWLTSQIYLQRNNAADLLCNGKSLSRRKQFNDDEMINESMNQLVKVKLNWNKTGNNKTIIAELSDRLLFHTDDNLQKDFEAILKYDFNPKAENADSAVLRLFNAMIKTPEYQLI, from the coding sequence ATGAACAAGAACTCTCTTTGGTCTTTACGTTTAGGTTTCTCGGGAAAGCAAAGTAATCTCATTCAAAATATGGGGCTCCCAAAGTTTCTCGAGCAATCTTATGCCTCAAAATTGGACAAAAACGTGCCTTCTTTTTTAAACAATAGTCCAAAATCAATTCAAGAATTAAGAGCCAAACGACAAGCACTAAAAAGTACTTCTCCCGAAGAAGCCAAAGAATTACTCAAAATAGAACTCCAAGTTTCTCAAGAAATGAAAGCTTGGTGGTTAGAAAAAATGATAACCGAAGAATTTCCGCTGCGCGAAAAAATGACATGTTTTTGGCACAACCATTTTGTTTCCACTTTTCAAAAGGTAAAAGTCAATCATTGGGTTTTTCAGCACAACCAATTGCTTCGTGAAAATGCTTTCAGCAACTTCAAAACCCTGACCAAGCAAATCATCCAAACCAATGCCATGGTTCGTTATTTGGACAATGTCGACAATCGAAGAGATAAAATTAACGAAAACCTCAGCCGAGAATTATTAGAATTATTTACGCTCGGCATTGGGAATTACACCGAAGATGATATTAAAAATGGTGCTAAAGGTTTGGCCGGATTAAACATAGGTGAAGACCAAGCCATTTATCGCAAAATTCTTGAGAACAACGATACGATTACTTATTTTGGTAAAACCGGCAAATTCAAAGCAGATGAAATGGTTGATATTATTTTCGAACAAAAAGCGGTTCCTTACTTATTGACGCGAAAAATACTAAAGTGGTTTATCTATGACAACCCATCGGAAGCATTGGTAGAATATTATGGTGATTATTTCCGAAAAGTAGATTTTGAAATCAAACCGTTGCTAACGAAAATCTTCACGGAAGAATTCGCCAAAGACAATGCCGGAAGCAAAATCAAAGACCCATTGGTTTACATTATACAATTGATGCACGAGTTAAAAGTCGAGCAATTGAACCCGAAACTTATTGCATTTTACCTTAAACAACAAGGCATGGATTTGTTCAATCAACCTAATGTAAAAGGTTGGAATGGTGGCAAAGAATGGCTAACATCCCAAATCTATTTGCAACGCAACAATGCCGCCGATTTACTTTGCAACGGCAAAAGTTTGAGCCGAAGAAAACAATTCAACGATGATGAGATGATTAATGAAAGTATGAACCAATTGGTGAAAGTAAAACTGAACTGGAACAAAACCGGCAACAACAAAACCATCATAGCCGAGCTTTCAGACAGATTGTTATTTCATACTGATGACAATTTGCAGAAAGATTTTGAAGCGATTTTAAAATACGATTTTAATCCCAAAGCTGAGAATGCCGATTCTGCCGTATTGCGATTGTTCAATGCGATGATAAAAACACCCGAATACCAATTGATTTAG
- a CDS encoding DUF1501 domain-containing protein produces MNRRNFLSLTGTFTGGALLLPDFLHAFGSQTNLVIGEQCLVFIQLNGGNDGLNTFIPFENPLYYDLRPKIALPKDTIISKNKGMAFHPALKDFANMQQNGDLSIIQNVGYPEPNRSHFRSQEIWQTASDSKQYLDEGWLGRYLDLQCKDHQPTAGVNLDSIDNLALKGNEPNFITVKDPNRFKIRTDNNDTVKLSDNPQLDFVRKIANSVSEGSDEIQKAIAKSTTEMSYPKTNLGKNLEWIARLIKGNLNSKVYYTSQNGYDTHDNQLNIHQRNLTELNDAVFSFYTDLKKAKLLQNVTLVVFSEFGRRVKDNGNGTDHGTAAPMFIIGGNNTGKVIGNNPNLSDLDNGDLKHETDFRSVYAGLLQSKMNFDYAKIGITAPPIKGLFF; encoded by the coding sequence ATGAACAGAAGAAACTTTTTATCGTTGACAGGCACATTTACCGGCGGTGCTTTATTGCTGCCCGATTTCCTTCATGCTTTCGGAAGTCAGACGAACTTGGTGATTGGAGAACAATGTTTGGTCTTCATTCAATTAAACGGCGGCAATGACGGTTTGAACACATTTATTCCGTTTGAGAATCCTTTGTATTATGATTTGCGTCCCAAAATCGCGCTTCCTAAAGACACTATCATCAGCAAAAACAAAGGCATGGCGTTTCATCCGGCGTTGAAAGATTTTGCGAACATGCAGCAAAACGGTGACTTGAGCATCATTCAAAACGTAGGTTATCCTGAACCGAATCGCTCGCATTTTCGCAGTCAGGAAATTTGGCAAACCGCTTCGGATTCGAAACAATATTTAGATGAAGGTTGGCTCGGACGTTACCTCGATTTGCAATGTAAAGACCACCAACCTACAGCCGGCGTGAATTTGGATTCGATAGATAATTTGGCGCTAAAAGGTAACGAACCCAATTTCATTACTGTCAAAGATCCAAATCGTTTTAAAATCAGAACTGACAATAACGATACTGTAAAACTTTCCGATAATCCGCAGTTAGATTTTGTTCGAAAAATTGCCAATTCAGTTTCCGAAGGTTCGGATGAAATTCAGAAAGCGATTGCGAAATCAACTACAGAAATGAGTTATCCTAAAACCAATTTGGGCAAAAATTTAGAATGGATTGCCAGATTAATCAAAGGAAATTTGAACTCCAAAGTCTATTACACTTCTCAAAATGGTTATGATACTCATGACAATCAGTTGAACATCCACCAACGCAATTTAACAGAATTGAACGATGCAGTTTTTAGCTTTTATACCGATTTGAAAAAAGCCAAATTATTGCAAAATGTAACCCTAGTGGTTTTCTCAGAATTTGGGAGAAGAGTCAAAGACAACGGTAACGGAACCGACCATGGAACCGCCGCTCCGATGTTTATCATTGGCGGAAACAACACCGGAAAAGTCATCGGTAACAATCCCAATCTAAGCGATTTAGATAATGGTGATTTAAAACATGAAACCGACTTTAGAAGCGTTTATGCCGGTTTACTTCAGAGCAAAATGAATTTTGATTATGCCAAAATCGGGATTACTGCTCCACCGATAAAAGGGTTGTTTTTCTAA
- a CDS encoding sensor histidine kinase — MKSNPIKFIFIVLFFFSTIITVAQNAALKQFESEFDNLDYKTRLAELKKFKPGELSLKDQALFEHLSGKTQYLNSSGVGAVEHFVKSKELYLQAKDFDKVAELLVTLAEQKSLSDYQYADYKPLLDEAIIYAEKSKNPNLLCKTYKQIGKSIYKLEPQKAIRFFQKAIAIANKNKLFVHEIKINGNIGVTYFEVLNDLKKAHYYHNLSLEISKKHNYQEGIAYAYVNFAAICRKEKKYDTALEYYEMVQDLKFDNYRANFDLHVLQFISDTYKEMKNYEKAFEYLDKKKVLEKELSDQEENKIIRDINTKYETQKKELENKNLKIKDQQNKLILYAFVGVFLLFVIGAYFRILNINKKKRIAEQEKQIESQKLENVLKDQELHEIDKMLEGQEKERLKIANDLHDNLGSILATLRLNFQNLYQQKEGINEEEQEMFAKTDDLIEEAYQKVRGMAHAKNAGVIGSEGLVPAVQNIAKKVAIPNKLKVQVIPFGMTKRLENALEVTLFRMIQEILTNTIKHAEATEITISLTQDEDSINILIEDNGKGFNPKAIDKKEGMGLNNIQKKTEQLNGTFSIDSFEGKGTTIIIDIPI, encoded by the coding sequence ATGAAGTCAAATCCAATTAAATTCATTTTTATAGTGCTATTTTTTTTTAGCACGATCATAACTGTTGCTCAAAACGCAGCTTTAAAACAATTTGAATCTGAATTTGACAATCTAGATTATAAAACTCGTTTGGCTGAATTAAAAAAGTTTAAGCCAGGCGAGCTATCCTTAAAAGACCAAGCGCTTTTTGAACATTTATCGGGTAAAACCCAATACCTAAATAGCTCCGGTGTCGGTGCCGTAGAGCATTTTGTTAAGTCCAAAGAATTATATCTTCAAGCTAAAGATTTTGATAAAGTAGCCGAGCTGTTAGTAACATTAGCCGAACAAAAAAGTTTGAGTGATTATCAATATGCCGATTACAAACCTTTGTTAGATGAAGCTATTATCTATGCCGAAAAAAGTAAGAATCCAAATTTATTATGCAAAACCTATAAACAGATTGGAAAAAGCATTTATAAGTTGGAACCTCAAAAAGCGATTCGTTTTTTTCAAAAAGCGATTGCAATTGCCAATAAAAACAAGCTATTTGTTCATGAGATTAAGATTAATGGCAACATTGGAGTTACCTATTTTGAAGTACTTAATGATTTAAAAAAAGCACATTATTATCATAATTTATCTTTAGAAATAAGTAAAAAACACAATTATCAGGAAGGTATAGCTTATGCCTATGTTAATTTTGCAGCCATCTGTCGCAAAGAAAAAAAGTATGACACTGCTTTAGAGTACTATGAAATGGTTCAAGATTTAAAATTTGACAATTACAGAGCTAATTTTGATCTGCATGTGCTCCAATTCATATCGGATACTTACAAAGAGATGAAGAATTATGAAAAGGCTTTTGAATATCTCGATAAGAAAAAAGTGCTTGAGAAAGAACTTAGCGATCAGGAAGAAAATAAAATCATCCGTGACATTAATACCAAATACGAAACCCAAAAGAAAGAACTCGAAAACAAAAACCTAAAAATCAAAGACCAACAAAACAAACTGATACTCTACGCGTTTGTTGGTGTGTTTTTGCTTTTTGTGATTGGGGCCTATTTCAGAATCCTAAACATAAATAAAAAGAAAAGAATTGCCGAGCAAGAAAAACAAATTGAAAGCCAAAAACTAGAAAATGTACTCAAAGACCAAGAGTTGCATGAAATAGACAAAATGTTAGAAGGTCAGGAAAAAGAACGGCTTAAAATTGCCAATGATTTACACGATAACTTGGGCAGTATTTTAGCCACTTTGCGACTCAATTTTCAAAATTTGTACCAACAAAAAGAAGGTATCAATGAAGAAGAACAAGAAATGTTTGCCAAAACAGATGATTTGATTGAAGAAGCTTACCAAAAAGTTCGTGGTATGGCGCATGCCAAAAATGCCGGTGTAATCGGTAGCGAAGGCTTGGTTCCGGCAGTACAAAATATTGCAAAAAAAGTAGCGATTCCGAATAAACTTAAAGTACAAGTAATCCCATTTGGCATGACCAAAAGATTAGAAAATGCGCTCGAAGTCACGCTTTTCAGAATGATTCAAGAAATCTTGACCAATACTATTAAGCACGCTGAAGCCACAGAAATAACCATAAGTTTAACCCAAGATGAAGACAGCATCAACATTCTCATTGAAGACAACGGCAAAGGATTTAATCCAAAAGCTATTGACAAAAAAGAAGGCATGGGATTGAACAACATCCAAAAGAAAACCGAACAACTCAACGGTACTTTCAGCATAGACAGTTTTGAAGGAAAAGGAACTACCATCATTATAGACATCCCAATATGA
- a CDS encoding response regulator transcription factor, whose translation MITLIIAEDHQALIDGMKSFLKNENDIKIIGYANDGLALIDIARLLKPNVIITDIRMPKCDGIIATKTIKSELPHTKIIAFSMFDHDDAISQMKEAGASGYIMKNSSLQTVLDAIRAVNQGHSYFVNETDNEYETPKNELFFSSREKEILQLIAEGKSSQEIAETLFIEKSTVDSHRKNMSKKIKVIGKTDLTKFALERKYDYL comes from the coding sequence ATGATAACGCTAATTATTGCCGAAGACCATCAAGCCCTGATTGACGGAATGAAATCATTTCTGAAAAATGAAAATGACATCAAAATCATTGGCTATGCTAATGATGGCTTAGCTCTTATAGACATTGCGCGCCTACTCAAACCCAATGTGATTATTACTGATATTCGCATGCCCAAATGCGACGGCATCATCGCTACCAAAACCATCAAATCCGAATTGCCACATACCAAAATCATCGCCTTCAGCATGTTTGACCACGACGATGCCATTTCACAAATGAAAGAAGCCGGCGCTTCGGGTTATATTATGAAAAACTCTTCCTTACAAACGGTTTTAGATGCGATTCGTGCGGTCAACCAAGGACATTCTTATTTTGTCAATGAAACAGATAATGAATACGAAACACCCAAAAATGAATTGTTCTTTAGCTCACGCGAAAAAGAAATCCTACAATTAATTGCAGAAGGAAAATCATCACAAGAAATAGCTGAAACCCTCTTTATTGAGAAATCAACTGTCGATTCACACCGTAAAAACATGTCAAAAAAAATTAAAGTTATAGGAAAAACCGATTTAACAAAATTCGCTTTAGAGCGCAAATACGACTATTTGTAG
- a CDS encoding intradiol ring-cleavage dioxygenase has product MKLFKNIIYLLLTIILISCNNKTRNATPQDTKKELIIGGGCDGCEIMYEGMPKDLKAIDTSDGWQEKGQKLVIEGTVFKPDGKTKAPNVIIYYWQTDTAGLYSKTKEENTIHGHLRGWLQSDTNGNYKIYTVRPASYPNSSIPAHIHFAIKEPKLNEYYIEDLLFEDDPHLTKVERQKLEQRGGNGIAKTSTVNNVQYARRDIILGKNIPDYPKP; this is encoded by the coding sequence ATGAAACTTTTTAAAAACATAATTTACTTGCTACTGACAATCATCCTAATCAGCTGCAACAATAAAACGCGCAACGCAACTCCTCAAGATACTAAAAAAGAACTCATCATTGGCGGAGGTTGTGACGGTTGTGAAATCATGTATGAAGGCATGCCCAAAGACCTAAAAGCTATTGACACCAGCGACGGTTGGCAGGAAAAAGGTCAAAAGTTAGTAATAGAAGGCACCGTTTTTAAACCAGACGGCAAAACAAAAGCTCCCAATGTGATTATTTATTATTGGCAAACAGACACCGCTGGTTTGTACTCTAAAACCAAAGAGGAAAACACCATTCATGGTCATTTGCGCGGTTGGTTACAAAGTGATACCAACGGTAATTATAAAATCTACACGGTTCGTCCGGCGTCATATCCTAACAGTTCGATTCCGGCGCACATTCATTTTGCTATTAAAGAACCTAAGCTCAACGAATATTATATCGAAGATTTGCTATTTGAAGACGATCCACATCTAACCAAAGTAGAACGTCAAAAGTTAGAACAACGTGGTGGCAATGGTATTGCCAAAACCAGTACGGTAAATAACGTGCAATATGCCAGACGCGATATCATTTTAGGAAAAAATATTCCGGACTATCCTAAACCATAA
- a CDS encoding DUF2975 domain-containing protein, whose amino-acid sequence MSKTNNFVFWVLCIIAWIIFVGLSIEAGGLIVNFIVSIYNPEFVQNLYQKLDLIQMYKESKLAFFGVYSFILIISISKACLFYTVILLMHKMDLSKPFSTFVAKKISQVSYFALSIGLLSYVARHLVQDLKHYGFVPDNLNQFWVDSEAFIFMGAVIHIIAIIFKKGVDIQNENDLTV is encoded by the coding sequence ATGTCAAAAACAAACAACTTCGTATTTTGGGTCTTGTGTATTATAGCCTGGATCATTTTTGTCGGCTTGTCCATTGAAGCAGGAGGACTAATAGTAAATTTCATTGTCAGTATTTACAACCCTGAATTTGTTCAAAACCTGTATCAAAAGTTGGACTTAATTCAAATGTATAAAGAGAGCAAATTAGCTTTTTTCGGGGTGTATAGCTTTATCCTAATCATTTCGATTTCGAAGGCCTGCCTGTTTTACACAGTGATCTTGCTAATGCACAAAATGGATTTGTCAAAACCGTTCAGTACTTTTGTTGCAAAAAAAATCTCACAAGTTAGTTATTTTGCCCTCTCAATTGGATTGTTGAGTTACGTAGCTAGGCACTTAGTTCAAGATCTAAAGCATTACGGTTTTGTTCCCGACAACTTAAACCAATTTTGGGTAGACAGTGAGGCATTTATTTTTATGGGAGCTGTGATTCATATTATTGCCATTATTTTCAAAAAAGGAGTCGATATTCAAAACGAAAACGATTTAACTGTTTAA
- a CDS encoding helix-turn-helix transcriptional regulator — MSIIVNLDVMMAKRKMSLNELSEKVDLTLSNLSILKTGKAKAIRFSTLEAICKALDCQPGDILEYTD; from the coding sequence ATGTCAATAATTGTAAACTTAGACGTGATGATGGCCAAAAGAAAGATGTCGTTAAACGAACTTTCCGAAAAGGTAGACTTAACCTTGTCGAATTTATCTATCCTAAAAACAGGAAAAGCCAAAGCCATTCGTTTCAGTACACTCGAAGCGATTTGCAAAGCCTTGGATTGTCAACCTGGTGATATATTGGAATATACAGACTAA
- a CDS encoding glyoxalase codes for MEHKGISIRPFIGSKDYEISRNFYQDLGFEEVVLSPNMSYFKSEQLGFYLQDAYVKDWIDNTMVFMEVGDVNRFYKELLVLDLPSKYDGARVVPIRQLDWGSECFLHDPSGVLWHFGEFIKR; via the coding sequence ATGGAACACAAAGGAATATCAATTCGGCCTTTCATTGGTTCAAAAGACTATGAAATATCAAGAAATTTTTACCAAGACTTGGGTTTTGAAGAAGTAGTTTTATCACCCAATATGTCTTATTTCAAAAGCGAGCAATTGGGTTTTTACCTGCAAGACGCTTATGTCAAAGATTGGATAGACAATACGATGGTTTTTATGGAAGTTGGTGATGTAAACCGCTTTTACAAAGAGTTGTTAGTTTTAGACTTACCATCAAAATACGATGGCGCTCGAGTAGTTCCAATACGGCAATTAGATTGGGGTAGCGAATGCTTCTTGCATGATCCTTCGGGAGTGTTGTGGCATTTTGGGGAGTTTATCAAACGATAG
- a CDS encoding biotin--[acetyl-CoA-carboxylase] ligase yields the protein MPIIKLDAIDSTNDYLKQLAKEKWLENYTAVMALEQTKGRGQMGSEWVSESGKNLTISVLVKDVPQDMISIYDFNIAVALAGIGLLTMNGISKVNVKWPNDIMAENKKVGGILIENTLKSDGSFTAVVGFGLNLNQTDFEHLPQANSLSNITNKTYDLDEMAQSFIKSLKLHLILFPERADEAWAHYNDLLFKKDKPSAFEFPNGDRFMGIIKCVTRYGKLAVLLNDDTIAYYELKEVKLLY from the coding sequence ATGCCTATAATCAAACTCGATGCCATAGATTCGACCAATGACTATTTAAAGCAATTGGCCAAAGAAAAGTGGTTGGAAAACTACACGGCTGTCATGGCTTTGGAACAAACTAAAGGTAGAGGACAAATGGGTTCTGAATGGGTGAGTGAATCAGGCAAAAACCTTACTATCAGTGTTTTGGTTAAGGATGTTCCGCAAGATATGATCTCTATTTACGATTTTAATATTGCGGTGGCTTTGGCCGGAATAGGTTTGCTGACGATGAATGGCATATCGAAAGTAAATGTCAAATGGCCCAACGACATTATGGCAGAGAATAAAAAAGTAGGTGGCATATTGATAGAGAATACCTTAAAATCTGATGGCAGTTTTACAGCAGTGGTTGGTTTTGGATTGAACTTAAACCAAACTGATTTTGAGCATTTACCCCAAGCCAATTCGCTGAGTAACATCACCAACAAAACTTATGATTTAGATGAAATGGCGCAAAGTTTTATCAAATCATTGAAACTACATTTGATACTTTTCCCTGAAAGAGCTGATGAAGCATGGGCGCATTACAACGATTTGTTGTTCAAAAAAGACAAACCTTCTGCTTTTGAATTTCCGAATGGCGACCGGTTTATGGGAATTATCAAATGTGTGACTCGTTATGGGAAATTAGCGGTACTTTTAAATGACGATACTATCGCATATTATGAATTGAAAGAAGTGAAGCTGTTGTATTAA
- the rsfS gene encoding ribosome silencing factor, producing MTKKAINTDVLLASIIKGIEEVKGNDIEILDLRAIDTAVCDYFIICNGNSNTQVNAIVNSIQKLVSKELKDKPWHVEGTDNGEWVLMDYVDIVVHVFQKQIREFYNIEGLWGDAQITTIPSNY from the coding sequence ATGACGAAAAAAGCAATAAACACTGATGTACTCTTAGCGAGCATCATCAAAGGCATTGAAGAAGTAAAAGGAAATGATATTGAAATACTCGACTTAAGAGCTATAGACACCGCAGTTTGTGATTATTTTATCATTTGCAACGGTAACTCCAATACCCAAGTTAACGCGATTGTTAACTCTATCCAAAAATTAGTTTCCAAAGAATTAAAAGACAAACCTTGGCACGTAGAAGGTACGGACAATGGCGAGTGGGTTTTAATGGATTATGTTGACATTGTGGTGCACGTGTTCCAAAAACAAATTCGTGAATTCTACAATATCGAAGGATTATGGGGCGATGCCCAAATTACTACCATTCCAAGTAACTATTAA
- the ftsH gene encoding ATP-dependent zinc metalloprotease FtsH, whose product MATEKKPNNFKVSPWWIYAGLIIIFFGLNYIGGSGFQDTAKISSSKFNEYLDKGQIEKVVVFNKTEGEAYLTAAALKDKAHAKVSKDMLDNANKGPHYSFEIGNDEVFQNKIEKAKLDGKIKDYDFKPKSNWSEIFISLLPIIIIIGIWILIMRRMSGGGAGGGGGQIFNIGKSRAKLFDEKTDLKTTFKDVAGLEGAKEEIQEIVEFLRNPDKYTTLGGKIPKGALLVGPPGTGKTLLAKAVAGEAKVPFFSLSGSDFVEMFVGVGASRVRDLFKQAKDKAPAIIFIDEIDAVGRARGKNNFSGSNDERENTLNQLLTEMDGFGTNTHVIVLAATNRADVLDKALLRAGRFDRQIYVDLPDVRERKEIFEVHLKPLKKVDGLDVDFLAKQTPGFSGADIANVCNEAALIAARNNKTAVDKQDFLDAVDRIVGGLEKKNKIVTPDEKRAIAVHEAGHATVSWMLEHAAPLVKVTIVPRGQSLGAAWYLPEERLIVRPEQMLDEMCATMGGRAAEKVMFNKISTGALSDLEKVTKQARAMVTIYGLNEKLGNITYYDSSGQSEYNFSKPYSEETALVIDKEISNLIETEYQRAIQILQDNKEKLQQLADILIEKEVIFKDDLETIFGKRPYDNHSDETVADAVIE is encoded by the coding sequence ATGGCTACCGAAAAGAAACCCAATAATTTTAAAGTAAGTCCGTGGTGGATTTACGCTGGATTAATCATCATATTCTTCGGATTAAACTACATAGGCGGTTCCGGTTTTCAGGATACTGCTAAGATTTCTTCGTCTAAATTCAACGAATATTTAGACAAAGGACAAATCGAAAAGGTGGTTGTTTTCAACAAAACTGAAGGTGAAGCTTACCTTACTGCCGCGGCTTTAAAAGACAAAGCACACGCCAAAGTTTCGAAAGACATGCTCGACAATGCCAATAAAGGACCTCATTACTCTTTTGAGATTGGCAATGATGAAGTCTTCCAAAACAAAATCGAGAAAGCCAAATTAGACGGTAAAATTAAAGACTACGATTTTAAACCCAAAAGCAATTGGTCTGAAATATTTATCAGCTTGTTGCCTATCATCATTATCATCGGAATTTGGATTTTAATCATGCGCAGAATGTCTGGCGGTGGTGCCGGAGGTGGCGGTGGTCAAATCTTCAACATCGGAAAATCGAGAGCCAAATTATTTGACGAGAAAACCGATTTAAAAACCACATTCAAAGACGTTGCCGGATTAGAAGGTGCCAAAGAAGAAATACAAGAAATTGTAGAATTCTTAAGAAACCCTGATAAATACACTACACTTGGTGGTAAAATCCCAAAAGGGGCGCTATTAGTCGGTCCTCCGGGAACCGGTAAAACCCTTTTGGCGAAAGCCGTAGCAGGAGAAGCCAAAGTACCCTTTTTCTCTTTATCAGGTTCTGATTTTGTGGAAATGTTTGTGGGTGTTGGAGCTTCACGTGTGAGAGATTTATTCAAACAAGCTAAAGACAAAGCACCAGCGATTATCTTTATTGATGAGATTGATGCCGTTGGTCGTGCTCGTGGGAAAAACAATTTCTCAGGTTCGAATGACGAACGTGAAAATACCTTAAATCAGTTATTGACTGAAATGGATGGTTTCGGTACGAATACACATGTTATCGTATTGGCCGCTACCAATAGAGCAGATGTTTTAGACAAAGCTTTATTGCGTGCCGGGCGTTTCGACCGCCAAATTTATGTAGACTTACCGGACGTGAGAGAGCGTAAAGAAATTTTTGAAGTGCACTTAAAACCTTTGAAAAAAGTAGACGGTTTAGATGTGGATTTCTTAGCCAAACAAACTCCGGGATTCTCAGGAGCAGATATTGCTAACGTATGTAACGAAGCAGCATTAATTGCAGCCCGAAATAACAAAACAGCCGTTGACAAACAGGATTTCTTAGACGCAGTTGACAGAATTGTTGGTGGTCTAGAAAAGAAAAACAAGATTGTTACACCGGATGAAAAACGTGCGATTGCCGTTCACGAAGCCGGTCATGCTACCGTAAGTTGGATGCTCGAACACGCAGCACCATTGGTGAAAGTTACGATTGTTCCGCGTGGACAAAGTTTAGGCGCCGCTTGGTATTTACCGGAAGAGCGTTTGATTGTTCGTCCGGAGCAAATGTTGGATGAAATGTGTGCCACTATGGGCGGACGTGCTGCTGAAAAAGTAATGTTCAACAAAATCTCTACCGGAGCTCTGAGCGATTTGGAAAAAGTAACCAAACAAGCGCGAGCTATGGTTACGATTTACGGATTGAATGAAAAATTAGGAAACATCACTTATTATGACTCTTCAGGACAAAGTGAATACAATTTCTCGAAACCTTATTCAGAAGAAACGGCTTTGGTTATCGATAAAGAGATTTCAAATTTAATCGAAACCGAATACCAAAGAGCTATCCAAATTTTGCAAGACAACAAAGAAAAACTGCAACAATTGGCTGATATTTTGATTGAAAAAGAAGTAATTTTCAAAGACGATTTAGAAACCATTTTCGGCAAAAGACCATACGACAATCACAGTGATGAAACCGTAGCGGATGCCGTAATCGAATAA
- a CDS encoding LUD domain-containing protein, translating to MSLFRKIFGTGNDASDEESQSEFNNTPSSFSLLPVDEKFTYNFKKNGGKFLYCENLNEVKDQFLNILEENDWFECEALCYEPKLFSMLDENKLQYDKPANPIFLFASCENLIADEGSVLFSSNQIKQNKPNDLPNNIIILATTSQILETKSDGLRVIKKKYDKDYPTNITTIKYFEKAKDEDFLQYGSSAKNLYLLLLEDL from the coding sequence ATGAGTCTTTTCAGAAAAATTTTTGGCACTGGTAATGATGCCTCTGACGAAGAAAGTCAAAGCGAATTTAACAATACTCCTTCCAGCTTTTCGCTACTACCCGTAGATGAGAAGTTTACTTATAATTTCAAAAAAAATGGCGGTAAGTTTTTGTATTGCGAAAACTTGAATGAAGTAAAAGATCAATTCCTAAATATCTTAGAGGAAAACGATTGGTTCGAATGTGAAGCATTATGTTATGAACCAAAATTATTCAGTATGCTTGATGAAAACAAGTTGCAGTACGACAAACCGGCTAACCCAATATTTTTATTCGCCAGCTGTGAAAATCTAATTGCCGATGAAGGTTCGGTGTTATTTTCCTCCAATCAAATCAAGCAAAACAAACCCAACGATTTACCCAATAACATTATCATATTGGCTACAACAAGTCAGATTTTGGAAACCAAAAGCGACGGATTGCGTGTCATCAAAAAGAAATATGATAAAGATTATCCAACCAATATTACTACTATCAAATATTTCGAAAAAGCTAAAGACGAAGATTTCCTGCAATACGGAAGCTCGGCTAAGAATTTATACCTCTTGCTTTTAGAAGATTTATAG